A window of Ignatzschineria indica genomic DNA:
TGATGCGCTCTTTTTTGATGTAGTAAAGGCTGCTTTTGCCATGAAAAGAAAGATGTTACGAAATAACTTAAAAGGATTGATGAGTGAGGCAGAGATTGAAGCACTCGATATTGATCCCAAAATTCGGGCAGAAAATTTAGAGATCGAAGATTTTGTCCGTTTAAGTAACTATTTAGCTGAACGAAGTTAGAGGATAGCGCTCTAAAATATATCGCTAATGGATTAATGGAGTAGGCATGAAAGAGAATATCTATGCTGTTATTGATTTAGGCTCGAATAGTTTTCATATGGCAGTAATGCAGGAAGATCATGGCAGAATCATGGTGGTCGATCGCATTAAGGAGATGGTGCAGTTAGGATATGGTCTACTCGATGGTGGTGGCATTGATCCTGTTGTCAGAGAGCGGGCACTCCACTGTCTACGGATGTTTCGAGAGCGTTTAGTCAATATTGCCCCTCAAAATTGCCGGGCTGTGGGGACGTTAACGCTTCGAAAGATGAAAGATCCTCATTTTATTAAAGAAGCGGAAGCGGCTTTAGGTCTACCTATTGATATCATTTCTGGTCGAGAAGAGGCGCGTCTGATCTATCTAGGCGTTTCTCAATATGTGCATGTTGAGAATCAAGATCTTTTTGTGATGGATATTGGTGGGGGAAGTACCGAATTTATCTTAGGTCATCAGAATAGTATTAAATCGGCTTATAGCCGTGATGTGGGCTGTGTCAATATGACTCGCCGTTTCTTTCCTGACAGAGCTTTTACTCAGCAGGGATATGAGCAGGCGCTGATCTATATTGAGTCGGAATTGCAATCGCTCCGTTACCTTATACCGTACAAAGATGCTTATTTTATTGGAACATCTGGCACGATTAAAACAATTGGGACCTTGATCACCTATTTAGGTTTTGAGGATGAGGTGATTACGAGAGAAGCTCTTAAAAGGCTTGTGCGTAAGTTTATCGCTTTAGGATCTGTTAAGAAGATTGCTAAATTTTTCGATATTAGTGAATTGCGGGCAGATGTAATCGGTGCCGGTTTAGTGATTTTACAGGCGGCTTTTAAAATTCTTTCGATTAAGCAGATGGCCGTGACAAATGTGGCATTGCGAGAAGGGATTCTTTTTGATCTTTTAGGACGAGTCCAACAGAAAGATCG
This region includes:
- a CDS encoding Ppx/GppA phosphatase family protein; the protein is MKENIYAVIDLGSNSFHMAVMQEDHGRIMVVDRIKEMVQLGYGLLDGGGIDPVVRERALHCLRMFRERLVNIAPQNCRAVGTLTLRKMKDPHFIKEAEAALGLPIDIISGREEARLIYLGVSQYVHVENQDLFVMDIGGGSTEFILGHQNSIKSAYSRDVGCVNMTRRFFPDRAFTQQGYEQALIYIESELQSLRYLIPYKDAYFIGTSGTIKTIGTLITYLGFEDEVITREALKRLVRKFIALGSVKKIAKFFDISELRADVIGAGLVILQAAFKILSIKQMAVTNVALREGILFDLLGRVQQKDRRDETINSLITRLGADEGQARRVAISSLKLAKMLKNREGEKITLNEEALRYLKWASYLHEIGLSISHHRHFRHSAYLVEHADLDGFSKQDQRILATIIRNHQRKIDLDDFTGLPEYLLKVTLLLRVSVLFNRGRYLQESPTVEIIVSDKEIELHFEENWLKEHPLFQEDLSSERRFLRQAGIDLTW